A window from Photobacterium sp. DA100 encodes these proteins:
- a CDS encoding AAA family ATPase gives MNREQTIDNLLNIAEQTKQVQADRIEIVLEERREEAFPPMSKALMESRSGLTRRKLDDAISRMEANGHQFTKNNANHYSISLEEAHQLMEATKKPAFHEREGAGRKPWIVNVQNQKGGTGKSMTAVHLAACLALDLDKRYRICLIDLDPQGSLRLFLNPQISVGDQDTIYSAVDVMLENVPEGQAIDKEFLMGNVVMPTQYPNLKTIAAFPEDAMFNADAWQDLAENQDLNIVRLLKEKVIDPIADEFDIIMIDTGPHIDPLVWNAMYASNALIIPCAAKRLDWASTVNFFQHLPTVYEMFPEDWHGLEFIRLMPTMFEDDNKKQVSVLTEMNYLLRDQVMMATVPRSRAFETCADTYSTVFDLTAAEFEGGKKTLSTAQEAIQRVGLELERVMHSHWANLNRE, from the coding sequence ATGAACAGGGAACAAACCATAGACAACTTGCTCAATATTGCCGAGCAGACGAAACAGGTCCAGGCGGACCGAATTGAAATTGTATTGGAAGAGCGTCGTGAGGAAGCCTTCCCTCCCATGTCGAAAGCTTTGATGGAAAGCCGTTCCGGCCTTACTCGCCGCAAGCTGGACGATGCAATTTCCCGCATGGAAGCGAATGGCCACCAATTTACTAAAAATAATGCCAACCACTACTCCATTAGCCTGGAAGAAGCGCACCAATTGATGGAAGCGACAAAAAAGCCCGCTTTCCATGAGCGTGAAGGTGCTGGACGCAAGCCTTGGATTGTTAATGTCCAGAACCAGAAAGGCGGCACGGGGAAGTCGATGACAGCCGTTCACCTAGCGGCCTGCCTCGCGCTTGATCTGGACAAGCGCTACCGTATTTGTCTGATTGACCTTGATCCGCAGGGGTCATTGCGTTTGTTCCTTAACCCGCAGATCAGCGTGGGCGATCAGGATACGATCTATTCAGCTGTGGATGTGATGCTGGAAAATGTCCCAGAAGGACAGGCGATCGACAAGGAATTCTTGATGGGCAATGTAGTGATGCCTACCCAGTACCCTAACCTGAAGACCATCGCTGCGTTCCCTGAAGATGCCATGTTCAATGCCGATGCCTGGCAGGATCTGGCGGAAAACCAGGACTTGAATATCGTTCGCCTGCTGAAAGAAAAAGTCATCGATCCGATTGCAGATGAGTTCGACATCATCATGATTGACACCGGTCCACACATTGATCCTCTGGTGTGGAATGCCATGTATGCGTCCAACGCCTTGATTATTCCTTGTGCGGCGAAGCGTCTTGACTGGGCGTCAACGGTCAACTTTTTCCAGCATTTACCAACAGTTTACGAGATGTTCCCTGAAGATTGGCACGGTTTGGAGTTTATCCGCCTGATGCCGACAATGTTCGAGGATGATAACAAGAAGCAGGTATCGGTTCTGACCGAAATGAACTATCTGCTCCGTGATCAAGTGATGATGGCGACGGTTCCGCGTAGCCGGGCTTTCGAAACTTGCGCCGATACATACAGCACTGTGTTCGACCTTACGGCAGCAGAATTTGAAGGGGGGAAAAAGACCCTTTCGACAGCACAAGAAGCGATCCAACGTGTTGGCCTCGAGTTAGAGCGTGTGATGCACTCTCACTGGGCCAACCTGAACCGGGAGTAA
- a CDS encoding ParB/RepB/Spo0J family partition protein, translating to MAIKTKDLNARLFGKADKRRATTPTEAQTAARDKASVIELAVAGEETVAFELVKIQANQVADKTRVFAENAREQAFLNEHALADILTTLKERGQQYPAVGRWLDDGRIEVLDGSRRRMSCILAEKDFLIYVGKGINSDHAKFLSDVANAHKPLSLFERGKEMQALLESGKVADQKELAKYCQCSEALVSGALKAASLPMELLMAYPSVGELGRPTIVKLHRLFFGLSNDQQQQFVSEISSADDAMWKSINASGITRITREVTSKLEQIGETLQPKIEVEKPKPQELVKGKISYLRDGDKLQLKLKKLSERQAEDILAYLADYLK from the coding sequence ATGGCGATTAAAACGAAAGATCTCAATGCCCGTTTGTTCGGCAAGGCAGACAAGCGCCGGGCAACAACGCCAACAGAAGCACAGACCGCAGCCCGCGACAAGGCGTCGGTGATCGAACTGGCCGTCGCCGGTGAAGAAACCGTCGCATTTGAACTGGTGAAAATCCAGGCCAATCAGGTTGCTGATAAAACACGTGTATTTGCGGAAAATGCCCGTGAACAAGCTTTCCTCAACGAGCATGCACTTGCTGATATCCTGACGACACTAAAAGAGCGCGGACAGCAATATCCAGCCGTGGGCCGCTGGTTGGATGATGGCAGGATTGAAGTACTGGACGGTAGCCGCCGTCGTATGTCATGTATTCTGGCGGAAAAAGATTTCCTCATCTACGTGGGGAAGGGGATCAACAGCGATCACGCCAAATTCCTTTCTGACGTTGCGAACGCCCACAAGCCATTGTCGCTATTTGAACGTGGCAAGGAAATGCAGGCGCTGCTTGAATCCGGCAAAGTAGCCGATCAGAAAGAGCTTGCTAAGTATTGCCAGTGCAGTGAAGCTTTGGTCAGTGGCGCTTTGAAAGCGGCATCTTTGCCGATGGAGCTGTTGATGGCCTATCCGAGTGTCGGTGAGCTTGGCCGCCCGACGATTGTCAAACTGCACCGTTTGTTCTTTGGTCTTAGCAACGACCAGCAACAACAGTTTGTCAGTGAGATTTCATCCGCTGACGACGCGATGTGGAAGTCGATCAATGCCTCAGGTATCACTCGTATCACCCGTGAAGTGACCAGTAAACTTGAGCAGATCGGCGAGACGCTGCAGCCAAAAATTGAGGTTGAAAAACCAAAGCCGCAAGAATTGGTGAAGGGGAAAATCAGCTACCTGCGCGACGGCGACAAGCTCCAGCTTAAACTGAAGAAGCTCAGTGAGCGCCAGGCCGAAGATATCCTTGCTTACCTAGCCGAC